The DNA segment GCGCTGCTGGTGGGTGGGATTCGATTCGGGCCCATCCGCGCCGCGATCGTGCGCCAGCGACGGTCGCCGCTCGAGCACGTGCGGGCGCTCGCCACCGCGCTGAGTGCCGCGCGCGGGCACCGGGAGGCGGTGGGGGCGATGGTGCGTGGGCTGCACCGCCGTCTCGCTGCACACTCGGGAGGGGCCACGGCGCGCGACGACTGGCGGGCGTGGCTCACCGCCCTCGTCGCCCGTGCACCGAACGCCAAGGTACGTGCCAACGCCGAGCGTCTCGTGGCGCTGGCCAACGATTCGCAACCAGACACTGCGGTGCTCGACGCCGCCAATGCCGTGGAGGACCTGTGGCTATCCCTTCGCCCCTGACGCCATCCGAAGTGCAGCGCCACGCCGAGGAGGCGCAACGCCTCCTGGCGCAGCTCGAGCGCGTCGTGCTGGGGCAGCACGATGCGATTCGCGAGTCGATGCTGGCGCTGATGGCGCGCGGGCACGTCCTGCTCGAAGGGCCGCCGGGGACGGCGAAGACGCTCCTGGTGCGCGCGCTGGCGCGATCGTTAGGGCTGTCGTTCCGCCGCATCCAGTTCACCCCCGACCTGATGCCGTCGGACATCACCGGCGTCAACTTCCTCGGCGCACAGGGGGAGTTTGCGTTCCGCCCCGGGCCGCTGTTCGCCGACCTGGTTCTCGGCGACGAGATCAACCGCGCCCCGGCCAAGACTCAGGCCGCCATGCTGGAGGCGATGCAGGAGCGCGCCGTGACGGTGGATGGCGACACGCGACTGCTTTCGAGCGGCTTCACCGTCTTCGCGACGCAGAACCCCATCGAGTTCGAGGGGACGTATCCGCTCCCGGAGGCGGAGCTGGATCGCTTCCTCGTGAAGGTGCTGCTGCGCTACCCGTCGTCCGAAGCGGAGCAGGGGATGCTTGGGCGCGTGCTCGGCGGATTCGATGCGGCGTCCCCCGCGTCGTTCGGGATCGAGCCAGTGATGGATGCGGCCGGACTCGAGGCGCTGCGTGCGGCGGTGCGGCAGGTGCGGGTGGAGCCGTCGATCGTCGCCTACATCACGGCCCTCGTCCGCACCACGCGCGAGACGCCGACGCTGACGTTAGGCGCGTCGCCGCGCGCCTCGGTGGCGCTGCTCCTCCTGGCGCAGGCCTCGGCGCTCATGGACGGGCGCGACTACGTGGTCCCCGACGACGTGAAGTCGCTCGCGCCGCCGGTGCTGCGCCACCGCGTGCAGGTGGCGCCCGAACTCGAACTGGAGGGGGTCACCCCCGACGCCGCGGTGGAGTCGCTCTTCGAACGGGTCGAAGCGCCGCGGGCATGATCATCCCGTCGCGCCGCTGGTTCGTCGGCGCCGCACTCCTGGCGCTCGTCGCCCCGCTCGCCCTGCTGTGGAGCGGTGCGGCGACGTTGCTCATCGTCCTCGACGTCGCCTGGGTCGTGTTGCTGGCCATCGATGCGTGGCGCGCCTGGAGCGTCACCGCCGACGACTTCTCCGTGCAGCGCGACGCACCGCCCGCCTTCTCGATGGGGCGTTCGCTCCCCGTGTCGTATCGCTGGCAATCCCGGCGCTCGCGTCCGATGCAGCTGCTCGTGGTCGAGGAGCTCCCGCCGATCCTCTCGTTCGCGGGAGGTGGGCGGCGCGCGCTGCGGCTGTCGCCTGACGCGCCGCTGTACGAACGCCACGACGTGCGCCCGCTGGCGCGCGGCAAGGGGGGAGACGGGACGCTGCACCTGCGCGTGCTGTCGCCGTGGGGGCTGGCCTGGCGCGCGCTCACCGTGCCACTCCCGTGGCAGGTCACCGTCTTTCCCACGTTGGTCGGTGCGTCGCTGCGGGCGCTGCCGACCCAGTCGCAACGCCGGCGTGAGGCGGGGCTGCGCAACGTGCGTCGACTGGGTGAGGGACGCGTCTTCGAGTCGTTGCGCGAGTGGGTCCCGGGCGACGATACCCGCACCATCGACTGGAAGGCGACCGCGCGACGCGGCAAGCCGATGGCGCGGCAGTTCGAGGACGAGCGCCGCCAGCAGGTCCTCATCGCGATCGACGCGGGGCGCATGCTGACCGCCGAGAGCGAGGGGCGCGCTCGGCTCGAGTCGGTGATCGAAGCCGCGTTGCAGCTGGCGCATGCCGCCGTCGACCACGACGACAACGTGGGGCTGCTCGTCTTTGCCGATACCGTGCAGCAGTACATCGCCCCGGCGCGCGGGCGTCGGGCACTGCGCGCGATCCTCGACGCGCTGGCGACGGTGCGCGGGACGCTGGTCGAGCCGGACTATCCGGCCGCCTTCGCCTTCCTGGCCCAGCGCAACCGCAAGCGGGCGCTGACCGTCGTCTTCACCGACGTCATCGACCGCACCGCGAGCGAGGCACTGGTGGCGCAGGTCGGGTCGCTCAGGCCGCGGCACGTCCCGCTGGCCGTGGCGCTGCGCGACCCCGCGCTCGACGCCCTGGCCACGGCGCGCCCGGGTACGGTGCAGGGCGCCTACGAGCGGGCAGCAGCCGAGGAGCTGCTGCAGTCGCGTGAGGCCGCGCTGGCCGACATGCGCTCGCGGGGGGTGCTCGTGCTCGACGTCCCCCCGGCGGGGGCCGCCGAGGCGGTGGTGGCGCAGTACAACCTGCTCAAGCGGCGGGGGGCGTTGTAGGCGCGTGCGCCAGACCGGAGCGGTCGGGGCTCCGCAAACCGTGGCCGAAGTTCGGGCCCGCCCTCCATCTTCTCCGGCGCCACGCCGCACCCTCCTCCCACAAGTCCCGCTCGCATGCGCCCTTCCCTCCTTGCGTCCGCCTTCGCCAGTGTGCTCGCCGCGTCGCTCGCCAGCTCGGCAACCGCCACGGCCCAGGGGAGCGCCCCCAGGCTCGTCGTGACACCGGCCACGCCTCGCATGGTCGCCAAGGATACGTTGCGGCTGGCGGCGTCCGTGGTGGACGAAAACGGCAAGCCGATCCCCGGCATCCGCGTGCGCTTCTTCGCCGGCGGGAGCTTCGAGGCCCGCGTCGACAGCACCGGGCTCGTCACCTCCGGCGCGGTGGGGACCTTCCCCGTAACCGTCTCAGCCATCGTGCCGGGAGCGCGGCCGCTCACCAAGCGCGTCGACGTCGTGATGGTCCCGGGTCCGGCCGCCAGCGTGGTGGTCACGCCGCAGCCCACGCGCCTGCTCGCCGGGCAGCGATTGCAGCTGTCGGCGATCGCCCGGTCGGCCGACGGCGACTCGGCGACCGATCGCGTGACGTGGAAGTCGTCGGCCCCGGGCGTCGTGCGCGTGAGCGAGAGCGGGCTGCTCACCGCCGTCGCGGCCGGCCGGGCTCGCGTGACCGCCGCGGCGGGGAGCGCCGAGCGGGCGATGGAGCTCGCCGTGATCAGCGGCGCGGGGGCCAGCGTCACCGTCACGCCGTCGTCGACCAGCGCGCGCCAGGGCGACGTCCTGCGCTTCGCCGTGCAGGTGAAGGATGCCGCGGGCAAGACCATCGAAGGGCTCACTCCTAACTGGACCTTCGCGCCGGGGCGCGGCGAGATCGGGGCCGATGGCGCCTTCGTCGGCTCCGAGCCTGGCACGTACCTCGTCTCCGCCAACTTCGGGCGCGTCTCGGGCGACGCCTCGGTCTCGCTCACCGAACGCAACGTGCGCCGCAAGGCCACCGTCGTCGGGTCGGTGCTGCGCACCGCCTTCGTCACCTCCGAGGTGTGGGTACACCCTAACGGAAAGGTCGCCTACCTGGGGACGCACGCCGGGGGCGACCGCTTCTACGTGATCGACATCTCCAACCCGGCAAAGCCGGTCATCGCCGACTCGGTGATGGAGAACTTCCGCGTCGTCAACGACATCATGACCGACGAGAAGGGCGAGGTCATGGTCTTCACTCGCGAGGGGGCCGACAACCGCAAGAACGGGATCGTCGTGGCCACGCTCGAGGACCCGCTGCACCCCAAGAAGGTCGCCGACTTCACCGACGGCGTGACCTCCGGCGTACACTCGGCCTTCATCTACACCGATCCGAAGCACGGGCGGCACGCCTACATCACCAACGATGCGACCGGCGCCGTACACGTCATCAACATCGACGACCCCACCAAGCCGCGTCAGGTGTCGAGCTGGAAGACGCCGCGCCCCGGCAACTCCGACGCCGGGCGTTCGCTGCACGACGTCGATGTGCAGGACGGCTTGCTGTACGGGAGCTGGTGGAACGACGGCCTCATCATCCTCGACGTCGGCAACGGGATGCGCGGCGGCACGCCATCGAACCCCGTGCTCGTGTCGCAGTACAAGTACGACCTCGACGCGATCTATCGCTCGCGCGTGGAGACCGAGGCGGGGGCGGGCTACATCCGCGGGACGCACACCGCCTGGCGCCACAAGAACTACGTCTTCATCGCCGACGAGGTCTTCGATCCGGTGGAAGTGCAGGCCGCGTTAGGCGGCCGAGTGGGGCGGGCGTACGGGCGGTTGCAAGTCATCGACGTCACCGATATCAGCAAGCCGAAGAGCGTCGCCTCCTACGAACCGGAGTTCGGCGGGGTGCACAACGTCTGGGTCGCCGGCGACACGCTGTACATGGGCGCCTACAACTCGGGCTTCCACGCCTTCGACGTCTCGGGCGAACTGCGCGGCAACCTGCAGGACCAGGGGCGCGAGATCACGCACTTCCAGCCGCAATCGCCTGGCGGCAAGATCCCCAACGCCACGATGACGTGGGGGGTGGTCGTGAAGAACAACCTCGCCTTCATCAACGACATGAACAGCGGGCTCTGGATCGTGCGTTTGGAGCCCAAGCCCTCGGTGGTCCCGTAGCGGGGGGCTCGCCGGGGCCCTAGCGATTCGACGCAGGGAGTGGGCGCTGGCGTCGCAGTGCGCCGAGCATGCGGCGCCACGCCAGCGCCACTCCCGTCCAGACGAGGATGACGGTCGCCAGGGTCGCGAGGCCGGCGATCGTCTGTCCCAGCACGCCGAAGTACTCGCCGGTGTGTGCGAAGCGCAGGAACGACCGTGCGCGTCTCCCCGCCGAGAGCGACGCGAACGGCGCCCACGACTCCTCCGTGCCTGTCGCGACGTTGATGGTGAGCGTACCCCGCCGCTGCGGCTGCCCGCCGTTTCCTCGGTCGATCGCCAGCGCCACCGGGCGCGACGCGGAGACGGGGAGCGGGATGTTGATCGTGCGCCAGTCGGGGACGCGAGTGCTCGCGCGCGCGATGAGCGCCGCGAAGTCGATGGCGGGCGGTGCGCTGGCGTTAGGCGTTCCGGGCGACCCGGCCGTCGACGATGCCTCCGCTCGTCCCCCCACCGCTCCTCCCGCGGTCCCCCCACGCGGCGCTTCGGCCGGTGGCGCCGGACTGCGCGGCGGCGGCGCCTCACCGACCGCGCGGAAGACGAGGTCGCCCGCCCAGCGATACGAGATCACCACCCCCGACGCGACGATGAAGACGAGCGGGACGAACGACCAGATGCCCAGCACGTTGTGCCAGTTGAAGTCGCGCGCCTTCCCCGTGGACCAGCGGCGGAACCAGAGCACCGCACGCAGCTGCACCCACGTGAGGCGTTGCGGAAACCAGAGGATGGCCCCCGTCAGCACCAGCACGAGGAAGGCGAGGTTCGAGGCACCGGTGATCGCCTTGGCGGTGTCGCGCCCCTCGTCGGTCGCGCCAAGCCAGCGGTGCCACGCGGTGATCGTCGAGAGTGACGCGCGCATCGCCTGATCGCCGCTCCCGAGGACGGTGCCGCGATAGGGATCGAGGAGCAGGGCTCCCTCACGACCGAAGGCGACCTTCACCGGCGCCGTCGGGGCGGACGAGACGATGACGGCGGTCGCGCGTTTCCCGGGGGTCGCCAGTTCGGCGAGGCCGACGAGCGAGTCGACCGGGAGCGCCGTCCCCGCCGGTTCGATCGCGCTCGGCAATGATCGCTGGTCCGCCCAGGCGAGGAGCTGCTTCTCGTAGGTGAGCGCCACCCCCGTGGCCGACATGACGAGGATAATGAGTCCCGCCGCGATACCGCAGGCCAGGTGAACCCAGAACAGGACGGTTCTCGTGAGCGATCGTGAGCTGGCCGAACGCGCCATCATCGTGAAGCGGCAGAAGAGGTGAGAACGATTCTCAGGGGAGTCGCACGCAGTGTAAGCGCGCGGTTCCCCGCCTGCCATGGCATGTTCTTGCGCCCTGCTACGGCGCGACGAGCAGCCGGATCGGATTCCCGCGCTTCGACGTCAGCTGCTCGACCCCGCGGGCCACGTCTTCCAGCGACATCACGTCGCTGATCGATCGCGAGACGTCGAGTCGCCCCGACGCGACGAGTGCGACGAGCTGGTCGAGGTGTTCCTTCCGGTAGCCCAGGTGGCCTAACAAGCTCTGCGAGCGCAGGCCGAAGATCGCCCCCGGGCCCAGGTGGATCGCTTCGTGCGACAGCCCCACCATGAGCGTGCGGCCAAAGCGCGCCGTGCAGCGCGACGCTTGTGCCAGGGCCGCGTTCGAACCGAACAGGTCGACGGTGAGGTCGAGCATCAGTCCGCCCGTGAGCCGGGCCACTTCTGCGGGGACGTCGTCCTCGGTGGGGTGGAAGGCCGCGTCGGCGCCAAACGACAGGGCGCGTTCGCGCGCCGCGGGGAGCGGATCGATCGCGATGATCGGCGCGGCGCCAACCATGCGCGCGACCTGGACGGCGTGCACACCGAGGCCGCCGATCCCCCAGAGCCCCACCGACTCGCCGGCGCGCAGCGCGGCGCGGTCCACGAGGCCGGCGTACGGCGTCGAGACCGCGTCGGCGAGGATCGCGGCCTGTTCGAACGGGACGTGATCGGGGACGAGCGAGAGCGCCTGGTACGGCACCACGACGTACTCGGCCCACGCCCCGTCGAAGTGGGCGCCCATGATCTCGTAGGCGAGGCAGCGCTCGTTCGGGTGGCCGCGCATGCAGTTGCGGCAGCGCCCGCAGGACCGCCCGCCCGCCATCACCACCTTGTCGCCGACGGCCCATCCGGGGACGTGGGGGCCGAGGGCGGCGATGAGGCCGGCGGCTTCGTGGCCTAACGTGAGTTGCGGCAGCCGGACCGGGAGCGAGCCGTCGATGATGTGCACGTCGCTCAGGCAGATGCCGCACGCCTTCACCTGGACCAGCACTTCGCCCGCCCCCGGGAGGCGCACGGGGACCGTCTCGACCGTCAGGCGGTGCGCGGCCACGTCGAGCCGGGCGGCGCGCATCTCGGCGGAAATCGTCATGGGCGCTTCACCGTGGTGGCGGGCGGCGTCGGGCGTGCGTTGCGTCTGGCGGGCGCCTTCGGCGGCCTGCACCCGGGGAGCCGGAAGGCGCCGATCCGCGTCGAGTAGTTGGCGTCACCGGCGCGCAGGTAGTCGCCGACGTACCAGATCGTGCAATCGTCGGATGGATCCATCGCCGTCTGCGTGTAGTCCTCCCAGCGCAGCGTGTTGGCCTGCGCGCCCGCCCCTTCCACGAGGACCGCTTCACGCAGCGTCAGCATCCCCTTGGGGTCGGTGGCCAGGCGTGCGGCAAAGCGCTGCCCGGCAAAGTGCGGCGTCCCGCCGAACGAGTAGCCGATCCCGATGTTGCCGGCGCGGTCCATCGCCGGAGAAGCCATCCAGCGGTACGACGAATCGGGGGCGTAGGTCCCCTGCTGGAAGAGTTGCAACTGGCGGCGCGCGCCGACGCGGAACTCGTACCAGCGCACCCCGCCGGCTCCGGCGGCGGTGTTGACGGAGTGCACGGCGACGATCGACTCGCGCGTCCCGATGCGTCGATAGACCACGCGTGCCATCAGCTTGTCCCCCTGCGCGTCGAGCCGCCGATCGGTCCCTGGCTGCGGGACGCAGGAGGTGAGCTGG comes from the Gemmatimonadota bacterium genome and includes:
- a CDS encoding MoxR family ATPase; this translates as MLALMARGHVLLEGPPGTAKTLLVRALARSLGLSFRRIQFTPDLMPSDITGVNFLGAQGEFAFRPGPLFADLVLGDEINRAPAKTQAAMLEAMQERAVTVDGDTRLLSSGFTVFATQNPIEFEGTYPLPEAELDRFLVKVLLRYPSSEAEQGMLGRVLGGFDAASPASFGIEPVMDAAGLEALRAAVRQVRVEPSIVAYITALVRTTRETPTLTLGASPRASVALLLLAQASALMDGRDYVVPDDVKSLAPPVLRHRVQVAPELELEGVTPDAAVESLFERVEAPRA
- a CDS encoding DUF58 domain-containing protein; amino-acid sequence: MIIPSRRWFVGAALLALVAPLALLWSGAATLLIVLDVAWVVLLAIDAWRAWSVTADDFSVQRDAPPAFSMGRSLPVSYRWQSRRSRPMQLLVVEELPPILSFAGGGRRALRLSPDAPLYERHDVRPLARGKGGDGTLHLRVLSPWGLAWRALTVPLPWQVTVFPTLVGASLRALPTQSQRRREAGLRNVRRLGEGRVFESLREWVPGDDTRTIDWKATARRGKPMARQFEDERRQQVLIAIDAGRMLTAESEGRARLESVIEAALQLAHAAVDHDDNVGLLVFADTVQQYIAPARGRRALRAILDALATVRGTLVEPDYPAAFAFLAQRNRKRALTVVFTDVIDRTASEALVAQVGSLRPRHVPLAVALRDPALDALATARPGTVQGAYERAAAEELLQSREAALADMRSRGVLVLDVPPAGAAEAVVAQYNLLKRRGAL
- a CDS encoding Ig-like domain-containing protein, whose product is MRPSLLASAFASVLAASLASSATATAQGSAPRLVVTPATPRMVAKDTLRLAASVVDENGKPIPGIRVRFFAGGSFEARVDSTGLVTSGAVGTFPVTVSAIVPGARPLTKRVDVVMVPGPAASVVVTPQPTRLLAGQRLQLSAIARSADGDSATDRVTWKSSAPGVVRVSESGLLTAVAAGRARVTAAAGSAERAMELAVISGAGASVTVTPSSTSARQGDVLRFAVQVKDAAGKTIEGLTPNWTFAPGRGEIGADGAFVGSEPGTYLVSANFGRVSGDASVSLTERNVRRKATVVGSVLRTAFVTSEVWVHPNGKVAYLGTHAGGDRFYVIDISNPAKPVIADSVMENFRVVNDIMTDEKGEVMVFTREGADNRKNGIVVATLEDPLHPKKVADFTDGVTSGVHSAFIYTDPKHGRHAYITNDATGAVHVINIDDPTKPRQVSSWKTPRPGNSDAGRSLHDVDVQDGLLYGSWWNDGLIILDVGNGMRGGTPSNPVLVSQYKYDLDAIYRSRVETEAGAGYIRGTHTAWRHKNYVFIADEVFDPVEVQAALGGRVGRAYGRLQVIDVTDISKPKSVASYEPEFGGVHNVWVAGDTLYMGAYNSGFHAFDVSGELRGNLQDQGREITHFQPQSPGGKIPNATMTWGVVVKNNLAFINDMNSGLWIVRLEPKPSVVP
- a CDS encoding PepSY domain-containing protein, whose product is MMARSASSRSLTRTVLFWVHLACGIAAGLIILVMSATGVALTYEKQLLAWADQRSLPSAIEPAGTALPVDSLVGLAELATPGKRATAVIVSSAPTAPVKVAFGREGALLLDPYRGTVLGSGDQAMRASLSTITAWHRWLGATDEGRDTAKAITGASNLAFLVLVLTGAILWFPQRLTWVQLRAVLWFRRWSTGKARDFNWHNVLGIWSFVPLVFIVASGVVISYRWAGDLVFRAVGEAPPPRSPAPPAEAPRGGTAGGAVGGRAEASSTAGSPGTPNASAPPAIDFAALIARASTRVPDWRTINIPLPVSASRPVALAIDRGNGGQPQRRGTLTINVATGTEESWAPFASLSAGRRARSFLRFAHTGEYFGVLGQTIAGLATLATVILVWTGVALAWRRMLGALRRQRPLPASNR
- a CDS encoding zinc-binding dehydrogenase, with the protein product MTISAEMRAARLDVAAHRLTVETVPVRLPGAGEVLVQVKACGICLSDVHIIDGSLPVRLPQLTLGHEAAGLIAALGPHVPGWAVGDKVVMAGGRSCGRCRNCMRGHPNERCLAYEIMGAHFDGAWAEYVVVPYQALSLVPDHVPFEQAAILADAVSTPYAGLVDRAALRAGESVGLWGIGGLGVHAVQVARMVGAAPIIAIDPLPAARERALSFGADAAFHPTEDDVPAEVARLTGGLMLDLTVDLFGSNAALAQASRCTARFGRTLMVGLSHEAIHLGPGAIFGLRSQSLLGHLGYRKEHLDQLVALVASGRLDVSRSISDVMSLEDVARGVEQLTSKRGNPIRLLVAP